The stretch of DNA AGTGGTGCAACCGATGAGACTCGCATAGACGGGATaggaaaccctagcagcgtAACGTCATTATTGGTGCAGTGTTCGCAGTGACAGATctagatctagggacccacgaGTAGAGGTCTGAGGGATGGCTTGTGGTAAGGTACGGGAAACCCGTCGACCAAAGCATTATAGCGGATTGTCAGGGAGACAATCAGATATTAAAGATCTAGGACAACCTAGTAGGGTTTGTACCTTGTAGGGGGTCTAAAGTTCCAATGGTCTCGGatgcgaggtgtgccactagctgtgATTAATCGAGGCCggaagcctagggaatcaacctAAGATGAcatggattgaatatggactgaatgtcctatttaaagaaattGCATTGAGGATTCATGGTCATCTTGGGAGTTGGTGACACGAAGAACAATGCGAAGCTTAAGGAATAGAATACCTCGGTGTCTAGTATAgcaatgggatcatgagatggtCGTGTTTGCAATTGTCTCAAAGAAAGAATTGGGTTGCAAAGGAAAAGCTACCAGACATATGAGATGGACGTGATAGATGCATGCTCGTGAGCTGGTTAGGTGCTACCTATGAGGTGAGGAAATCTGTAACACCCGAAAATTTTGTAAGTTATTGCCATTTAATAAATCAAAgacttttccaaatttttaaaaggaCTCGGGACACATGGCACTGTAGGATGGAAGTAATAATTGTGACATATctcgagggacacgtggcactGTAGGattaaaagtaataattagGGTGCTAATCTCAAGATCAAGGAAGCTAATTAGATGATGACAAGTGGCATGTGAATGATTTTCAAATCTAAGTAATGATGGCAAAGTTTGAAAAAAACACCTAACCTTTACTTAATCTCCAAGTatgggacacttggcaccctAGGATTGGAATACTTGGTGGGATCATCATGAGGCACAAATCTCAAGTTAAATGGATACATCTTGGAGTGACATATGGCATATCTTGATTTAGCCTTGCTCTAAGGGTGACACTTGGACGAAACTTATGGCAAAAGCTAAAGGAGTCATCATAAgtaataattaaggtgacacatggcaaaATGTGGTTAGCCAAGCACTTCTATAAATAGGTTATTGGGGGAGagattttttcatttcaaaaggGTGAGGAAGAGGgatttttggagagaaaattctGGAGAAAAAGAAACGAAGCGCTCCCGGAGATCAAGGAGGTAGAAGGCTTTGACGGGTTTTCGAGCCAACCTAGTAAACTGGGAAAAACGTCTTCAAAATCTTGAGGTAAGTTCTGAAttattttataatcttgtagagtATTTAAAGAGGAAGGTATAGGAaaaaacgggggtcgaatcggagttaaaacggcCGAGTTATGGCCGAAACAGTAGAGGGGGCAGAATCGAGGCAAAGGGCAGGCGCGTGAGATGCACGCGCCGGAAGAAGCCGCGCGTGGAAGCGCGTGAGACCTCTTCTAGTGGTGCGTGAGAGCGCGTCCAGACCcattttccattaaaattttgtattagttCCCATATATTCAATACCCACCcttatatatagaaatatttgTTAATTGACTTACTAAAGGTCATGATTTAACAGAAAACAACTTTGGTTTGGGGGGAAATTAGCACTTTCCGGTGAGcccaaaggtgagtggtttctaaaACTATATTTCTTACATGTTAAGCATATTATTGAGCATGTTGGAGGTGATTGCAAGTGCATATCatgtttatttcatttgatgcgcatgtttctttccatttgCTCATGCATCACTACGTGTGGCTTATGACTAGTTGTGAATATCATGGGTGAACGGAGTCTTCACTTGGCCGTGTTGTTAGGCCGTGTTACATGATAAGgttggcaggggtgattgcaacaccctggcgtcACATCCACCTAGAGCATGCAtctctgcattttgcatttgcatGCATGAAGTTAgttttaaccctcacttagatttaacgatctaactcgggtgttcatacccctggaatattcaagtGTTCCAGATCTGTCAAGCTTGGGCTCAAAGGGAGAAGGCCTGGAGGCGGTGCGAGTATAGTTATCTTGTTTAGGCATCTCTTATGATGTTGTAGTATGTTACAAGATTTGTACTCTAACTTTGACAATATTTTGTCTCGTGGAGAATGAAGTCTACTTTCCTTGCTGTCTTGataaattgtgtgtgtgaatgtttattttatggGAGTCCCAACATTTCAGGTAACGATCCTTACTGTAGTATATGGGATTTCCTTAACGCCCGTGTAAATAGTATAGTACCTTATATACTATCTTGGggttggggcgttacagttggtatcagagccctataATTTTGATTTGGGTTTAATGAGACTAACTTTGGAGATGTTGCCCTATATCAGGAATGGATCCACATCAGCAGGGCAGCTTGTTTATATGTACGAACGATAGTAGTAATGAATAAGGATAAGTAAGTGCATTTGTTGTTAAATGAAATCTCGTGGCCTACCAATAAACGTGACGAAGAAGTTCAAGTGATTATTGGGGAtctagattttgaaatattttgggaaTGATGAATATGTTCAGATACAAATCCGAGATTTTAAGAATTAGGAGCAATGGCTTCTGGAAGTTAGGCGACCATTTTTTGGGGATTTCCAAGGGATTGTAGGATCTAATTGAGGATGATGGTATTGGATTTCCTTTAGGTATGACTCATGAAACCTTAAGATCAGTAGAATTGGAAGACACTAGAACGACCAGAATGGTTAGTGCCTAGGGAAACTTCTGGGATTAGGGACACCATATGAAACTGGGCAAAGGTTGGGTAGGAACAACTTAAGTACTGATGATAGCATTTGGGAATTTTTAGGATACATGGTTGTATGCTTAGTTTACTCATTTGTTGTAGATAGATCGTTAGAAGCCACGATAATAATGTTAATCTTATGATTTCTTGTGCGGATGTTTTCAGATGGTAAACACTCGTTGGACCTAGAACCGTAGGCAAGGAAATGAGGTTCGGGAGGAAAGGACAGAGGCACCCCAGGGTAGCCAACCACATGAGAGGAATCAAGAATGTGGAGATCGGATGACCTGAGTCGAGCGGATTCTTGAGAACATGGTTGTCATCATGCAAGGGACACGACCTACACAGCCAACGGGGCATGTCAATCCCCGAAGTTCGGATATTAGTGATCAATTTCAGCAACTGAATCCACCCATTTTTCGAGGAAAGGCAGGAGCTGATCCTTGCGAAAGCGAGTATTGGGTGGAACAAATCGAGAAAATCTTTGACTTCATTGGCTATGATGAGGAGGATAAGGTCAGTTGTGCCACCTTTCAACTTCAAGACGAGGCAGATCAATGGTGGAAGACAATGCAGAGGGCCTTACGAAGTCCTGAAAGGCAAGGTGAGCCAAATGTTTCATGGGCGCGATTTAAGGAACTTTTCAATTCTAAGTACTTCCCTCTGTGcaagaagatggagaaaagcCGAGAGTTCATGAACCTGCGACAGACCGAGGGCATGTCAGTTGCCCAATATGAAGATAGGTTCACACGTCTCATTAAGTATATGCCTATCTATGATCTGGACGAGGAGGCCAAGGCTCAAAAATTTCCTGGAGGATTGAAAATGGAAATTCAACAAGCCTTGAGTTCCGTCGGGCCACGCACATATGCAGAAGTAGTCTTTCAAGCCCAGACTGTGGAGAGTAATCATGAGAGGATGAACTCCTTGAAAAATGAATCCCAAAACCCAACGAACAGGAAGTTTGATAGAGGGTCTAACTTGGGACCCCGagggaaaaatttcaagaaaaaggaGAATTGCCCTAAATGTCAGAAGTCACATCCAGGAAAGCCATGCAGGGTAGAGACCCCAAAGTGCTATAATTGTGGAGCTAATGACCACGTGATCCGTGAATGTACAAAGGGACGGGTGTGCTACAATTGTCAACGACCCGGCCATGTTTCCAAGGATTGTCCGCAAGGGAAAGGAGCAGGTCAGCAGGGAGCAAATAAAAGGAGCTAAGGATTTCGCTAAGGTCGCGTATTCAACTTGTCAAAAGAAGATGTGACCTCAAATCTAGCAGTAATTCAAGGTATGATGATCTTTCTTAATACCTCGGTACAAGTATTGGTAGATCCTGGATCCACGCATTCATTCATATCTCATGCATTGACACGATGCTTAGAATTGGAGTTGGAAGAACTTAGTTACCCCATGATGATAGCCACTCCTTTAAACAAAAAAGATGGAAACCCGCTTGGGTTATAAGGATGGGAAGATTTCATTTGGAAATGGTGAATGGGTAATTGAGCTTATATCCCTAGACATACAAGATTTTGATCTAATTTTAGGGATGGATTTCCTATCTAAATACAATGCCAAAGTGGATTGTTGTAGAAAGGTAGTAAGCTTACAAGATGAGTGTGGAACTTGGGTGAAATTTCGAGGTCGGGATAGTATTGGGGAAATTAAGCGAATAACTGCACTCAAGGCCATTAATATGATGGAAAATGGTGCTTATGGGTATCTGACTTGTGTCGAAGGGGTTGAGAATAAGAAATGGGAATTGGGTGACATGCCTGTGGTAAaggaatttcctcaagtttttCCAGAGGACCTACCAGGATTACCCCCTCGTCGGGAAATTGAATTTGCTATAGAGGTTGTACCTGGGGTAAACTCGATATTTATACCACCTTATAGGATGGCCCCAGCAGACTTAAAAGAGCTAAGAAGTCAGCTTCAGGACCTTTTAGACAAAGGTTTTATTCAGCCAAGTGTGTCACCTTGGGGagccccagtattatttgtaaagaagaaagatgggagcTTAAGGATGTGTATAGATTACCACCAATTAAACAAAGTTACcatcaagaataagtatccgTTGCCAAGGATTTATGAACTCTTTGATCAGCTACAAGGGGCGAGGGTGTTctctaaaattgatttgaggtcGGGATATTATCAATTGAGAATTAGGATAGAGGACATTCCAAAAACTGCTTTTAGATCACggtatggacactacgagtatttggtaatgccatttgggatAACTAATGCACCTGCTGCTTTTATGGATCTAATGAATAGGGTGTTTAAATCTTACTTGGATCAgtttgtgattgtatttattgatgatatccTGATTTACTCAAAGAGTGAGgaagaacatgagcaacatttAAGGATTGTTTTGGAGACTCTTCAGAAACATAAGCTTTAtgctaaattttcaaaatgcgaATTTTGGATGAGAAAGGTAGCTTTCTTGGGTCATGTCATATCGGAGGATGGAATAGCAGTAGACCCCGCTAAAGTTGAGTCAATAAAGAGTTGGGGGCCGCCTAAGACGGTGACTAAAATAAAAAGCTTTTTAGGGCTAGCGGGTTATTATAGGAAATTTATGGAAGGATTTTCCCATATAGCTATGCCTCTCACACGACTCACCCAAAAGGGGGTTAAATTCGAATGGAGTGAAGCTTGTGAACAAAGTTTCAATGAGTTGAAAGAGAGGTTAATTTCTTCACCTATTT from Diospyros lotus cultivar Yz01 chromosome 6, ASM1463336v1, whole genome shotgun sequence encodes:
- the LOC127804472 gene encoding uncharacterized protein LOC127804472 encodes the protein MVVIMQGTRPTQPTGHVNPRSSDISDQFQQLNPPIFRGKAGADPCESEYWVEQIEKIFDFIGYDEEDKVSCATFQLQDEADQWWKTMQRALRSPERQGEPNVSWARFKELFNSKYFPLCKKMEKSREFMNLRQTEGMSVAQYEDRFTRLIKYMPIYDLDEEAKAQKFPGGLKMEIQQALSSVGPRTYAEVVFQAQTVESNHERMNSLKNESQNPTNRKFDRGSNLGPRGKNFKKKENCPKCQKSHPGKPCRVETPKCYNCGANDHVIRECTKGRVCYNCQRPGHVSKDCPQGKGAGQQGANKRS